Proteins from a single region of Ensifer adhaerens:
- a CDS encoding Ohr family peroxiredoxin: MTAKLVFTGKTHNTGGRNGGTRSSDGTLELKLSQPHPAAENLFGAAWSACYIGAIELAALQRKVKLPAGPEVETDINLSVDDGSYFLSARLNVSLAGLDRDVAHELIHAAHEICPYSKATRGNINVETNLV; this comes from the coding sequence ATGACCGCAAAGCTCGTATTCACCGGCAAGACCCACAACACCGGCGGCCGCAATGGCGGCACCCGCAGCAGCGACGGTACGCTTGAGCTCAAGCTGTCGCAGCCGCATCCGGCCGCGGAAAACCTGTTCGGCGCCGCATGGTCGGCCTGTTACATCGGCGCGATCGAGCTTGCCGCACTGCAGCGCAAGGTGAAGCTCCCGGCCGGCCCCGAAGTCGAGACCGACATCAATCTCAGCGTCGATGACGGTTCCTACTTCCTCAGCGCACGCCTCAACGTCAGCCTGGCCGGCCTCGATCGCGACGTTGCCCACGAGCTGATCCACGCCGCCCACGAGATCTGCCCGTACTCCAAGGCGACCCGCGGCAACATCAATGTCGAGACCAATCTGGTCTAA
- a CDS encoding MarR family winged helix-turn-helix transcriptional regulator has protein sequence MPTSKTASPETTPAKGGKKLSNFLCFAIYSANLAFGRAYKPLLDKLGLTYTQYVTLVALSEEDDQTVSMLGEKLFLESNTLTPILKKLEADGYLQRRRDPSDERQVRLTLTPAGRELVDADPGSALLDATGLGDDFPVVQQSVATLRDNLLRSTQPGSRKE, from the coding sequence ATGCCCACCTCCAAGACTGCGAGCCCTGAGACCACGCCTGCAAAGGGCGGCAAGAAGCTCTCCAACTTCCTGTGCTTTGCGATCTATTCCGCAAACCTCGCCTTCGGCCGCGCCTACAAGCCCCTGCTCGACAAGCTGGGCCTGACCTATACCCAGTACGTGACCCTGGTGGCACTCTCGGAAGAAGACGACCAGACGGTCAGCATGCTCGGTGAAAAGCTGTTCCTGGAATCGAACACGCTGACGCCGATCCTCAAGAAGCTCGAGGCCGACGGCTACCTGCAGCGCCGGCGCGATCCCTCGGACGAGCGGCAGGTACGCCTGACGTTGACGCCGGCCGGCCGCGAGCTGGTGGATGCCGATCCCGGTTCGGCACTCCTTGATGCCACCGGCCTCGGCGACGACTTTCCGGTCGTGCAGCAATCGGTTGCGACCCTGCGTGACAACCTGCTGCGCTCCACCCAGCCTGGATCCCGCAAGGAATAG
- a CDS encoding DUF3095 family protein — protein sequence MQFEPQRVQAYSEFSLVLDLDAYQPLPDDWLVGITDVVDSTGAIRSGRYEDVNYTGASAIAAIGNAWGNFDFPFVFRGDGAALALPPEGEMTATAALRQIAAFVKDRFRLDLRVGLLTVREIRANGQDVKIARYAASQDATYAMFAGGGLKWAEQQLKNGRYQLEPDRDGTEPDLTGLACEWRPFPSRHGQILSLLVEPTDAVAPERFAELARDVMAVFDEAPRQSHPLPTEMGVPKDERVHIAPERWLGVAANSDFRKYDDGLRLTVDAAVGQIDRAEAILLAARARGEVNFGLHRQSHALMTCLVPSARPDAHLHFLDGMDGGYAKAAEMMEPRKRQVA from the coding sequence ATGCAGTTCGAACCCCAACGCGTGCAGGCCTATAGCGAGTTTTCGCTGGTGCTGGACCTGGATGCCTATCAGCCGTTGCCCGACGATTGGCTGGTGGGGATCACCGATGTCGTCGACTCCACCGGGGCAATCAGGTCCGGGCGCTACGAGGACGTCAACTATACCGGCGCCTCGGCCATCGCGGCGATCGGCAATGCCTGGGGAAATTTCGATTTCCCCTTCGTCTTTCGTGGCGATGGCGCCGCCTTGGCGCTGCCGCCCGAGGGGGAGATGACGGCAACCGCGGCGCTCAGGCAGATTGCGGCCTTCGTGAAGGATCGATTTCGCCTCGACCTTCGCGTCGGCCTTCTGACGGTCCGGGAAATCCGCGCCAACGGGCAGGACGTGAAGATCGCACGCTACGCCGCTTCGCAAGACGCCACTTACGCGATGTTTGCCGGCGGCGGGCTCAAATGGGCGGAGCAGCAGCTGAAGAACGGGCGCTACCAGCTCGAGCCGGACCGGGACGGCACCGAACCGGATCTGACGGGGCTTGCCTGCGAGTGGCGGCCGTTTCCGAGCCGGCACGGGCAGATCCTGTCGCTGCTGGTCGAGCCGACGGACGCTGTGGCGCCCGAGCGCTTTGCGGAGCTTGCGAGAGATGTGATGGCCGTCTTTGACGAGGCGCCGCGGCAGTCGCATCCGCTGCCCACGGAAATGGGCGTGCCGAAGGATGAGCGGGTCCATATCGCGCCGGAGCGCTGGCTGGGCGTTGCCGCCAATTCGGACTTCCGCAAATACGACGACGGTCTTCGCCTGACGGTGGACGCCGCTGTCGGGCAGATCGATCGGGCCGAAGCGATCCTCCTTGCGGCAAGGGCAAGGGGTGAGGTCAATTTCGGGCTGCACCGGCAATCGCATGCGCTGATGACCTGCCTGGTTCCATCAGCCCGGCCGGATGCGCACTTGCATTTTCTGGATGGCATGGACGGCGGCTATGCCAAGGCGGCCGAGATGATGGAGCCGCGCAAGCGCCAGGTGGCCTAG